A stretch of Triticum aestivum cultivar Chinese Spring chromosome 1D, IWGSC CS RefSeq v2.1, whole genome shotgun sequence DNA encodes these proteins:
- the LOC123163988 gene encoding MADS-box transcription factor 23: MVRRKTVIERIEDTTSRQVTFSKRKGGLFKKARELGVLCDAQVGILLFSNTGRLYEYSNSTSGVNSIIERYQKVKEGQQFMSASAEAKMLWMRAGEWEQAIMHDGVRSSNEATGTMKIDEVAMCGECSRVKNRDALVARRLTQLWKVEANRLRQQLHNLQEDHRQLLGQNLPGLGLEGLKDLENQLETSIHNIRLTKDQLMIDEIEELNKKESLVHQENTELYKKLNIIRRQNLDLQNKLNGQVEVNETITSSSSQYNIAARADPVCLQVSHPHHAERDEQPESPTLWYGKVYIFSNLLCL; the protein is encoded by the exons ATGGTGCGGCGGAAGACGGTGATCGAGAGAATCGAGGACACAACGAGCCGGCAGGTGACCTTCTCCAAGAGGAAGGGCGGGCTGTTCAAGAAGGCCAGGGAGCTGGGCGTCCTCTGCGACGCCCAGGTAGGGATCCTCCTCTTCTCCAACACCGGCCGCCTCTACGAGTACTCCAACTCCACCTCCGG GGTTAATTCCATAATTGAAAGATACCAGAAGGTTAAGGAGGGCCAACAATTCATGAGTGCGAGCGCTGAGGCTAAG ATGCTCTGGATGAGAGCAGGGGAATGGGAACAAGCCATCATGCACGATGGGGTTCGGTCAAGCAATGAGGCAACTGGTACAATGAAGATTGATGAGGTAGCAATGTGTGGTGAATGTAGTAGAGTGAAGAACCGTGATGCTCTCGTAGCTAGAAGATTGACTCAG TTGTGGAAAGTGGAGGCAAACCGTCTGAGGCAACAACTACATAACTTGCAAGAGGATCATAG ACAGTTGTTGGGACAAAATCTACCTGGCTTAGGTTTGGAAGGCTTGAAGGATCTAGAGAATCAACTGGAAACAAGCATACATAACATTAGGCTAACAAAG GACCAACTTATGATTGATGAAATTGAAGAGTTAAACAAGAAG GAGAGCCTCGTGCACCAGGAAAATACTGAGCTATACAAGAAATTGAACATCATTCGTCGACAGAATTTAGATTTGCAAAACAAG TTAAACGGCCAGGTGGAAGTAAATGAGACAATTACAAGTTCTTCTAGCCAGTACAACATTGCTGCTCGAGCTGATCCAGTTTGTCTGCAAGTCAGCCATCCCCACCATGCAGAAAGGGATGAGCAACCAGAATCACCAACGCTGTGGTACGGCaaagtttatattttttccaaTCTGCTTTGCCTCTGA